The Ochrobactrum sp. BTU1 DNA segment TAATCACCCCAGCAAGAAACCTCAAAGATGGGGAGTGGCTTTCGGACTTGATCACGCAACTCCGACCCGATCATAAGATAATACTGGTTGATCTGCCGGCTATCCTTGAAGATAGGCACTCGGCACTCCTCTCACGTGCAACGGATACGACGCTGCTTGTCGTTCAGCCCGACAAGAAAGATCAACCCGCCAATCTTGCCCTTATTCGAGCTATGGCATCCATGGGTCGTAAACCTGCGCTCGCGGTGGTAAACCAGTTTTCGCCCTCATATCACGGTTGGCTTAATGTTGCTCTTCTAGCCTGCCGACGAAAAGCTCGTGCTGTGAGCCGATCTGCAAGGTATTGGTGGAGACGCAAAGGTGTCGCGTCTGGACATGGAATGGGAGAAAAATTATGAGGAGGTTCACGGAATTCTCCCCGGCCAGAGCAGGTCTCGCACGCGTTATAAGAGCTAGTCTATTATCGAGTTGGCTTGCAATCGCACCAGGTCAAAGTGCTTATGCTCAATCTCAGGCTTATAAAGTCGGCCCCAATGATATCCTTCAAGTCACTGTTTACGGCCAGCCATCCTTAACGGGCCTGTACCCAATCGACGTTGATGGAAATATCGGTTACCCGGTTGTTGGAAATTTCAATGTGAGGGGCCTCACGACAACTGAGATTGGTGAAAAGCTCGCCAGTGTCCTGTCACAACATATTCCAGGCCTCACGGTAACTGCATCGATTAATCAGTATGCGCCAGTCTTCGTTGTCGGTGACGTTAAGTCCCCAGGTAAGTATGAATTCCGGCCAGGCATGGTTGCATTGGAACTTATGGCGCTAGGCGGTGGATCTGGCAAAGGTGAAGCGCCCGCAATTACTGCTGGAATGCAACTAATTACCGCACAACAGGAATACGCGGATTTGCAGATGCAGATCACAACAACTAATATCCGCCGCGCTCGGTTTCAGGCCGAGCTCGAGGGCACTGAGTTTGTTTATGAACTTCCAGCAGCCACGCCTGCAAGTAAAGAATCGTTGTCTTTGAGCCAGCATATGCTGCTGGGTGAAAGAACCTTGTTTGAAGTACGGCGAAATAACCTAGCTGCTGAGCGTCAAGCGTTAGAGGCTCAATCTGCAAGCTATGGCGATGAAATTGAGACCCTACAGCAAAGCATAAAACTTCATGACGCCGAAATCTCGTTACTAGAGGAGAATGTTGCTTCGAGCAAATCCCTTGTTGATCGCGGTCTTGCCGCCAAGTCAAACCTTCGGGATATGGAGCGCGATCTTTCAGCGACGCGGCGCGATGCGCTTGAATTAGGTTCATTCCTGGCGCGTGCGCGACAAAACCAGCTTGGCGTGCAACAACGAATAGCTAACTTGGTTGAGGTTCGCAAAAGTGATGCAGCCAACAATCTACAGGAGCTTGATCTGAATATTGCCCGCATGGAACTCAGAAGCAATGCCCAACTTCAAACAATGGCAGAGATTGCTAAGTCTTCTGGCAACATTTCCTCCTCCGATATGCGGAAGAATCTACTCTTTACAATCAGTAGGAATGTTGATGGGACATTCCAGGAAATAAGCGCGACTGAACGAAGTGATATACGGCCTGGAGATATCTTGCGTATAGAGTTCGATATGAGCAAGGTGACCGGCTCGCCGAGCTAGAGAACCAGATTTCATCTCATGATGAATAAGGGTGCCGCTTAACAGTGGCACCCTTTGTTAGGTTATAATTATCGCATGGATTGTCTTGAATACCTGCAATCTTTATCATCGGACATCGCTCAAGCTATGCTGCAGCAGGACGCTCGAGGCTTTTTACCCAGTTTTGATATAACTCGGTAATTCCGTCACGCAATGCGATGGTCGGTTTCCATCCCAAATCCTGCATCTGGGAAGTGTTTAGGAGTTTCCGCGGCGTTCCATCGGGTTTGCTGAAATCATGGAGGAACCCACCTTCAAAGCCAACCACTTCGGCGATCACTCTGGCGAGTTCGTTGATAGAGATCTCTTCTCCAGTACCGATGTTAACTGGTTCATCAGTGACGCTGTAGCGAAGCAGATGAATGCACGCGTCTGCCAAGTCGTCGACGTGTAGGAACTCACGCAAAGGCTTACCACTTCCCCAGAGGGTGACGTGATCAGAACCATTTAACTTTGCTTCGTGAACTCGCCGCATGAGCGCCGGCAAGACGTGTGAGGTCGAAGGATCAAAGTTGTCGTTGGGCCCGTATAAATTGGTCGGCATTGCGGTCATGAAGCAATTGCCAAACTGTCGCGAGCACGCTTGAGCATACTTAAGGGCTGCAATCTTCGCAATCGCATAGGCCGCATTGGTTGGTTCTAACGGCCCGGTAAGTAACATGTGTTCTTCCAACGGTTGGGGCGCGTCGCGGGGATAAATGCAACTCGATCCGAGCCAAAGGAGGCGCTCGGTCTGGTTCTGCTGTGCAGCGTGAATTAAGTTCATGCCAATTGCGAGATTTTCATAAAGAAAATCCGCTGGATACTGGGCATTGGCAAGTATTCCGCCAACACGCGCAGCGGCAATGATGATAATGTCTGGGCGATGCTTCTGAATGAAATGTTCAGTTTCATTTTGTCGGGTGAGGTCAAGGTCCGCGTGATCGATTGTTAAAACCTGACAGTCTTCACGCATGAGACGGCGGATGAGCGCTGAACCAACCATACCGGTATGCCCGGCAACAAAAACTTTCTTACCAGCAAACAAATAGAGGGGGGCAGGTGGAGAAATATCAGCCGTAGAAATCATTTCTTCCGACCTCCCGCATAACATTTCGCATATCCCAGTCGACCATTTCGGTGACAAGACTTTCAAATCCAGTTGTATGCTCCCAGCCCAGCCTTTTCTTTGCTTTGGATGCGTCACCCAGCAAAAAATCAACTTCATTTGGACGGAAATATCGGGGATCGATCTCGATCAGGCATCGACCTGACTTCCGGTCCAGGCCAATTTCTTCAATCCCATCGCCATGCCATTCGATTTGCTTGTCGACAGCCTTAAATGCGTGCTCAACAAACTCACGTACGGTATGCGTCTCGCCGGTCGCTAAAACGTAATCATCCGGCACGTCTTCCTGGAGAATTCGCCACATGCCTTCAACATAGTCTCGCGCATGTCCCCAGTCGCGACGGGAATTCAAATTACCTAACCGCAGTTTTTCTTGCAGACCTCGTTCAATTGCTGCAACTGCGCGTGTTATTTTGCGAGTTACAAAAGTTTCACCCCTTAACGGGCTCTCGTGATTGAACAGGATGCCGTTTGAGGCATGAAAGCCGTAAGCCTGTCTGTAATTGACCGTTGTCCAATAAGCATAAAGCTTAGCTGTCGCATATGGGCTTCGGGGTGCAAAGGGCGTCTGCTCGCTCTGTGCGTCGGGAGAACTATTTCCAAATAATTCAGACGTGGATGCCTGGTAGAAGCGACATCTCTCACCGAGCCCCAATATGCGCATCGACTCAAGCAAACGCAGGGTGCCCAAGGCATCGGCGTTCGCTGTATATTCAGGAGTTTCAAAGCTCACCTGCACATGGCTCTGCGCGCCGAGATTGTAAATCTCGTCCGGTTTGACTTCCTGGATTACGCGACAAAGATTAGTTGCATCGGTAAGGTCGCCGAAATGCAATCGAAATCGAATGTCCGCCTCGTGCGGATCTTGGTAAAGATGATCGATGCGGGCGGTATTGAACGATGAAGACCTCCGTTTGAGACCATGCACACGATAGCCCTTATTGAGTAGTAGTTCACTCAGATAGGCACCATCTTGCCCGGTAACGCCGATAATAAGTGCTGTCTTTTCCTGCAACGTCTTCCCTCCGTCCAAATGTTTCGAAGTTCGATGATAGCGAATTCGAATGGCAACAGAACGGCTCCAAAACGGTAAGAATGTCTGCCCAGGCGTCTGATTGGATGAAGCATGGCCGTAGCCCGCTAAGATCAACTTCGCCTAAAGAGGTAGTAACAACGCCTGCTGTTCGTGTTCCCTATTCCAATAGGCTTCTTGTGGGTCATTGGATAAAATCGCCATGCTTCCAAAACGGCTCGAGCTGGAGAAAGTTGGAATCATGCGCGTGGTGCTTGCAAATCGATATTTTTACCCCGATCAATCCGCGACAAGCAGAATGGTGACGAGCCTCGCTCATGAGTTGGTGCGCGAAGGCGTTGAGACAATCGTGCTTGCCAGCCGTAGCTATCACGAATGCGGTAAGGGATCGTTGCCCGCTCGAGAAACAATCGATGGCATTGAGGTGCACCGTATCTGGACTACGAATTACGGCCGGAGCAGTCTTGCGGGACGTGCAACGGATTATACCTCGTTTCATCTGTCTGCAGCCGCTTGGTTTTCCGCCAATGTTCAGAAGGACGATATATGTGTGGTTTGTACCGATCCGCCAATGCTATCTGTCACTGCAGCGTTACCATTGAGGGTCCGTGGGGGGCATCTTGTCAATTGGGTCATGGACCTTTTTCCGGAAACAGCAATGGAACTGGGGCTGTTGAAGCACAGTACGCTTGCGGGACGTGTGGCATTGGCACTGCGAAATTGGTCAATGCGCCGGTCTGCTCTCACAATTTGTCCGATCGAACGAATGGCGAGGTTCCTCTCATCGAAGGGAATTCCAGCCGACAGATTGGCCGTGGTCCATCACTGGGCGGACAAGAACGAAATTCTACCCGTCGATCCGACGGTCAATTCATTGCGTCATGCCTGGGGACTAACTGATAAATTTGTAATCGGGTATTCGGGAAACTTCGGGCGCGCGCACGAATTTGCGACGGTTCTTGACGCCGCGGAGCAGCTTCAGGAGTATCCGGATGTCGCTTTCCTCATGATAGGGGAAGGCCAGCAACGGGGATATGTCGAACGCGAGGTAAGGCGACGTCAACTGACAAATGTAATCATGAAGCCGTTTCAGCCGGTTGAACATCTGTCTGAGAGCCTCGGTGCTGCTGATGTCCACCTCGTCTCCCTCAAACCGGAGCTGGAACATTGCATCGTGCCAAGTAAATTTTACGGAGTACTTGCTGCTGCACGCCCGACGATTTTCATAGGAGACCCCGAAGGCGAAATTGCAAACGTCGTGCGCGATTTTCATTGCGGTCTTTCGCTTTCGCCCGGCGAAGTCGAAACCTTGGTGAGTTCTGTTTTGCTACTGCGAAACTCCCAGGTCAATCGAAATATGATGGGTAACAATGCGCGGTATCTTATGGAAACTGCTTACTCGCGCGAGTTTGGCGCCGCCGTATGGCAATCCGCTATTGGCCGTTTGGTCCGCAAGGATGAAATCGTTCCAATGCCCGTGCTCGATCGACAATTTCAAGCTGAGAAAATGTGATGGAAGGTTCTTTCGTCGTTAGTCAACTGGGTGCACGGATGCATTATGCCGTGCCAAGAATATTCGAGAGCCATCAAAAACTCGCGCATTTTTATACCGACATTTGTGCGTTGCAAGGCTGGCCGCGAATGCTCAACAAATTGCCAGGTGAGATGTTACCCACTGCAGTACGGCGGTTGGTGGGGCGAAAGCCAGGAGGTATTCCTCGAGAGAAAATGACCACTTTTCCGACATTTGGTCTTTATTCAGCGATAAAGCGGTTGGCGCATGAAACAGGACCCAAATCGACGGATAACGCTATTTGGGCTGGAAAAACCTTCGGCGCATTGGTTGCGGCAAGAGGATTTCATGGTGCCCATGGTCTTTATGCGTTTAGCGGGGAAGCTTTGGAGCTTTTGACCGTTGCCAGAAATCAAGGAGTTTGGACGGCCGTTGAGCAGATGATAGCGCCACGTCCTGTTGTGGATCGTCTGGCTGCGGAGGAAAGTCTGCTTCATCCTGGGTGGCAGTCACCGGAC contains these protein-coding regions:
- a CDS encoding glycosyltransferase family 4 protein; its protein translation is MRVVLANRYFYPDQSATSRMVTSLAHELVREGVETIVLASRSYHECGKGSLPARETIDGIEVHRIWTTNYGRSSLAGRATDYTSFHLSAAAWFSANVQKDDICVVCTDPPMLSVTAALPLRVRGGHLVNWVMDLFPETAMELGLLKHSTLAGRVALALRNWSMRRSALTICPIERMARFLSSKGIPADRLAVVHHWADKNEILPVDPTVNSLRHAWGLTDKFVIGYSGNFGRAHEFATVLDAAEQLQEYPDVAFLMIGEGQQRGYVEREVRRRQLTNVIMKPFQPVEHLSESLGAADVHLVSLKPELEHCIVPSKFYGVLAAARPTIFIGDPEGEIANVVRDFHCGLSLSPGEVETLVSSVLLLRNSQVNRNMMGNNARYLMETAYSREFGAAVWQSAIGRLVRKDEIVPMPVLDRQFQAEKM
- the gmd gene encoding GDP-mannose 4,6-dehydratase, whose protein sequence is MQEKTALIIGVTGQDGAYLSELLLNKGYRVHGLKRRSSSFNTARIDHLYQDPHEADIRFRLHFGDLTDATNLCRVIQEVKPDEIYNLGAQSHVQVSFETPEYTANADALGTLRLLESMRILGLGERCRFYQASTSELFGNSSPDAQSEQTPFAPRSPYATAKLYAYWTTVNYRQAYGFHASNGILFNHESPLRGETFVTRKITRAVAAIERGLQEKLRLGNLNSRRDWGHARDYVEGMWRILQEDVPDDYVLATGETHTVREFVEHAFKAVDKQIEWHGDGIEEIGLDRKSGRCLIEIDPRYFRPNEVDFLLGDASKAKKRLGWEHTTGFESLVTEMVDWDMRNVMREVGRNDFYG
- a CDS encoding GDP-L-fucose synthase, whose product is MISTADISPPAPLYLFAGKKVFVAGHTGMVGSALIRRLMREDCQVLTIDHADLDLTRQNETEHFIQKHRPDIIIIAAARVGGILANAQYPADFLYENLAIGMNLIHAAQQNQTERLLWLGSSCIYPRDAPQPLEEHMLLTGPLEPTNAAYAIAKIAALKYAQACSRQFGNCFMTAMPTNLYGPNDNFDPSTSHVLPALMRRVHEAKLNGSDHVTLWGSGKPLREFLHVDDLADACIHLLRYSVTDEPVNIGTGEEISINELARVIAEVVGFEGGFLHDFSKPDGTPRKLLNTSQMQDLGWKPTIALRDGITELYQNWVKSLERPAAA
- a CDS encoding polysaccharide biosynthesis/export family protein → MRRFTEFSPARAGLARVIRASLLSSWLAIAPGQSAYAQSQAYKVGPNDILQVTVYGQPSLTGLYPIDVDGNIGYPVVGNFNVRGLTTTEIGEKLASVLSQHIPGLTVTASINQYAPVFVVGDVKSPGKYEFRPGMVALELMALGGGSGKGEAPAITAGMQLITAQQEYADLQMQITTTNIRRARFQAELEGTEFVYELPAATPASKESLSLSQHMLLGERTLFEVRRNNLAAERQALEAQSASYGDEIETLQQSIKLHDAEISLLEENVASSKSLVDRGLAAKSNLRDMERDLSATRRDALELGSFLARARQNQLGVQQRIANLVEVRKSDAANNLQELDLNIARMELRSNAQLQTMAEIAKSSGNISSSDMRKNLLFTISRNVDGTFQEISATERSDIRPGDILRIEFDMSKVTGSPS